A single region of the Manihot esculenta cultivar AM560-2 chromosome 12, M.esculenta_v8, whole genome shotgun sequence genome encodes:
- the LOC110628607 gene encoding polygalacturonase 1 beta-like protein 3, with protein sequence MQAHPFSPLFLFFLCFPFLLNVSLAGARVLLAGDSPFTPKAYLIRYWDKEIHSNLPKSTFILSKASPLNAVDAATFTKLASQNALSTKFPAFCSSAKLFCFPDLAPSLDKHDGNSNFAVYFDKNFTNYGTDSVNGVDSFKNYSDGENIPVNSFRRYGRDSIDHNEKFSAYGPDGNVVDQSFNTYGAHSSGGAGEFKEYNDQVNVPDLRFASYSDHGNRKAQKFSSYTGDTNSGSESFTSYGKNGVATPNEFTSYADDSNVIGSEFTNYGEDSNGANNTFKSYGSNGNVPENNFKNYGAEGTVSVDSFTSYREESNVGDDSFQSYAKKSSAGAAYFKNYGQSFNEGSDTFTGYGEGANEPKVGFKIYGENSTFKEYADKKTTSFSDYRKQSSATASDEKTAKTASGSLVNKWIEPGKFFRESELKKGNVMPMPDIRDKMPKRSFLPRTITSKLPFSTSNIASLKETFHAADNSTMEKIIKDALEECERAPTPGETKRCVGSAEDLIDFATSVLGRNVVVRTTANVNGSKKKIMIGSIKGINGGKVTKSVSCHQSLFPYLLYYCHSVPKVRVYEADILDPNSKAKINHGVAICHLDTSVWSPSHGAFLALGSGPGKIEVCHWIFENDMTWVTADN encoded by the exons CCATTTTTGCTCAAT GTGAGTTTAGCCGGTGCCAGGGTTCTGCTGGCCGGTGACAGTCCATTTACGCCAAAAGCATATCTTATCCGGTACTGGGACAAGGAGATCCACAGCAATTTACCAAAATCTACATTCATTTTATCCAAAGCTTCCCCATTGAACGCCGTGGACGCCGCCACTTTTACCAAACTCGCCTCCCAAAATGCCCTCTCCACGAAGTTTCCTGCTTTCTGTTCCTCCGCCAAGCTCTTCTGCTTCCCTGATTTAGCGCCCAGTCTAGATAAGCACGATGGTAACTCTAACTTTGCGGTCTATTTTGACAAGAACTTTACCAATTACGGCACGGATTCGGTGAACGGAGTCGACTCGTTCAAGAACTATTCAGATGGAGAAAATATCCCTGTGAATTCTTTTCGCCGATATGGTCGTGACTCCATCGATCATAACGAAAAGTTTTCTGCTTATGGTCCTGATGGGAACGTCGTCGACCAAAGCTTCAACACCTACGGTGCCCATAGCAGCGGTGGCGCTGGCGAGTTCAAGGAATACAATGACCAGGTGAATGTACCAGATCTCCGTTTCGCATCTTATTCAGATCACGGGAATCGCAAGGCCCAAAAATTCTCAAGCTATACAGGGGATACAAACTCCGGCAGTGAATCGTTCACCAGTTATGGGAAGAATGGGGTAGCAACCCCTAATGAGTTTACGAGTTATGCAGACGACTCGAATGTGATTGGGTCGGAATTTACAAATTACGGCGAGGATAGCAATGGGGCTAATAATACCTTCAAGTCTTATGGGTCGAACGGAAATGTTCCAGAGAACAATTTCAAGAACTACGGCGCTGAAGGAACTGTTAGTGTTGATTCCTTCACCTCTTACAGGGAAGAATCCAATGTGGGTGACGATTCCTTCCAATCTTATGCTAAAAAATCAAGTGCTGGAGCTGCATATTTCAAAAATTATGGCCAATCTTTCAATGAGGGTTCTGATACATTTACTGGGTATGGTGAAGGAGCAAATGAGCCGAAGGTTGGGTTCAAGATCTATGGAGAGAACTCCACTTTCAAAGAGTACGCCGATAAAAAGACCACCTCCTTTTCCGATTACAGAAAACAAAGCTCTGCTACTGCTTCCGATGAAAAAACAGCAAAGACAGCCAGTGGTAGTTTGGTAAATAAGTGGATTGAGCCTGGCAAATTCTTCCGTGAGTCTGAGCTGAAGAAGGGGAACGTGATGCCTATGCCTGACATTAGAGATAAAATGCCAAAAAGGTCATTTTTGCCCCGGACAATCACCTCAAAATTACCATTTTCCACCTCCAATATCGCTTCATTGAAGGAAACTTTCCACGCTGCTGATAATTCCACCATGGAGAAGATAATTAAGGACGCCCTTGAGGAATGCGAAAGAGCCCCCACTCCCGGCGAGACCAAGCGCTGCGTCGGCTCCGCCGAGGACTTGATCGACTTTGCCACTTCCGTCTTGGGCCGCAATGTGGTGGTCCGTACAACTGCAAACGTGAACGGGTCAAAGAAGAAAATCATGATCGGATCAATCAAAGGAATCAACGGTGGTAAAGTGACCAAGTCAGTATCTTGCCATCAGAGTTTGTTCCCTTATTTGCTCTATTACTGCCACTCGGTTCCCAAAGTTCGGGTATACGAAGCGGACATTTTGGATCCGAATAGCAAGGCTAAGATTAATCACGGTGTTGCCATTTGTCATCTCGATACTTCCGTTTGGAGCCCCAGCCATGGTGCATTCTTGGCTTTGGGTTCGGGTCCAGGTAAGATCGAGGTATGTCACTGGATTTTCGAGAATGATATGACTTGGGTTACCGCGGATAATTAA